The following proteins are encoded in a genomic region of Kosakonia oryzae:
- the osmY gene encoding osmoprotectant ABC transporter permease OsmY, producing the protein MQLSVLHRALLFIVGIAIVLALLTWGIGLDTLKTRQVDLLYLGQQHLILVFSSLFFALLVGIPSGIALSRPAARGVAEYVMQIFNVGNTLPPLAVLALAMVLIGIGDTPAIIALFLASLLPIVRNTYAGLCSVPASLIEAANGIGMTKWQRLRQVEIPNAMPVILSGVRIATAINVGTAPLAFLIGASSYGELIFPGIYLNDFPTLILGAAATALFALILDTLLAALGRFLSPHTA; encoded by the coding sequence ATGCAACTATCCGTGCTTCATCGCGCCCTGCTGTTTATCGTCGGGATCGCCATTGTTCTGGCTCTGTTGACCTGGGGAATTGGTCTGGACACCCTCAAAACCCGCCAGGTCGATCTGCTTTATCTCGGACAGCAGCACCTGATTCTGGTCTTCAGCTCACTGTTCTTCGCCCTGCTGGTGGGCATTCCGAGCGGTATCGCGCTCAGCCGTCCTGCGGCACGCGGCGTGGCGGAATATGTGATGCAAATCTTTAATGTCGGCAACACGTTGCCGCCGCTTGCCGTTCTGGCGCTGGCAATGGTGCTGATCGGCATTGGCGATACACCGGCGATCATTGCTCTGTTCCTCGCCTCGCTGCTGCCGATTGTGCGTAACACCTACGCCGGGCTGTGTTCGGTGCCTGCGTCGTTAATTGAAGCGGCGAACGGCATCGGTATGACCAAATGGCAACGTTTGCGCCAGGTGGAGATCCCCAATGCCATGCCGGTGATCCTCTCCGGGGTGCGTATTGCCACCGCCATCAACGTCGGAACGGCGCCGCTGGCGTTCCTGATTGGTGCCAGCAGCTACGGCGAGCTGATCTTTCCGGGAATCTACCTGAACGATTTTCCAACGCTGATTTTAGGCGCTGCGGCCACCGCGCTGTTCGCCCTGATCCTCGACACCCTGCTGGCGGCGCTGGGCCGCTTCCTTAGCCCGCACACGGCCTGA
- the manD gene encoding D-mannonate dehydratase ManD — MKITGADVFVTCPGRNFVTLKITTEEGIVGLGDATLNGRELSVASYLKDHLCPQLIGRDAQRIEDIWQFFYKGAYWRRGPVTMSAISAIDMALWDIKAKAANMPLYQLLGGASREGVMVYCHTTGHTIDEVLEDYARHKEMGFKAIRVQCGVPGMKTTYGMAKGKGQAYEPATKGRWPEEQLWSTEKYLDFTPKLFDAVRSQFGFNEHLLHDMHHRLTPIEAARFGKSIEPFRLFWMEDPTPAENQACFRLIRQHTVTPIAVGEVFNSIWDCKQLIEEQLIDYIRATITHAGGITGMRRIADFASLYQVRTGSHGPSDLSPICHAAALHFDLWVPNFGVQEYMGYSEQMLEVFPHSWRFDQGYMHPGDQPGLGIGFDEKRAAKYPYDPAYLPVARLEDGTLWNW; from the coding sequence ATGAAAATCACTGGCGCTGATGTCTTTGTTACCTGCCCGGGGCGCAACTTTGTCACGTTAAAAATCACCACCGAAGAGGGGATCGTCGGCCTTGGCGACGCCACGTTGAATGGCCGCGAACTCTCCGTTGCTTCCTACCTGAAAGATCATTTGTGCCCGCAACTTATTGGCCGCGACGCGCAACGCATTGAAGATATCTGGCAGTTTTTCTACAAAGGCGCTTACTGGCGGCGCGGTCCGGTGACCATGTCGGCTATCTCCGCCATCGATATGGCGCTGTGGGACATTAAAGCCAAAGCCGCCAATATGCCGCTCTACCAGTTGCTTGGTGGCGCTTCCCGTGAAGGAGTGATGGTTTATTGCCACACCACCGGCCACACCATTGATGAGGTGCTGGAAGATTACGCGCGGCATAAGGAGATGGGGTTTAAAGCCATCCGCGTGCAGTGCGGCGTGCCGGGAATGAAAACCACCTACGGCATGGCAAAAGGCAAAGGCCAGGCGTATGAACCGGCCACCAAAGGCCGATGGCCGGAAGAGCAACTCTGGTCGACGGAAAAATACCTCGATTTCACACCGAAACTGTTTGACGCCGTGCGCAGCCAATTCGGTTTCAACGAACATCTGCTGCATGACATGCACCACCGCCTGACGCCAATTGAAGCCGCGCGTTTCGGCAAAAGCATCGAACCTTTTCGCCTGTTCTGGATGGAAGATCCCACCCCGGCTGAAAACCAGGCGTGCTTCCGCTTGATCCGCCAACACACCGTCACACCGATTGCCGTCGGCGAAGTGTTCAACAGTATCTGGGATTGCAAGCAACTGATTGAAGAACAGTTGATCGACTATATCCGCGCCACGATCACTCATGCCGGTGGCATTACGGGTATGCGGCGCATTGCGGATTTTGCCTCGCTTTATCAGGTACGTACCGGCTCGCACGGCCCGTCAGATCTTTCGCCGATTTGCCATGCGGCAGCCCTCCATTTTGATCTGTGGGTGCCCAACTTTGGCGTGCAGGAATATATGGGTTACTCCGAACAGATGCTGGAGGTTTTCCCGCACAGTTGGCGCTTTGATCAAGGCTATATGCACCCCGGCGATCAACCTGGTCTGGGCATCGGCTTTGACGAAAAACGGGCGGCGAAATACCCCTACGATCCCGCGTATCTGCCGGTTGCGCGGCTGGAAGATGGCACGTTGTGGAACTGGTAA
- the dmsD gene encoding Tat proofreading chaperone DmsD, protein MTDLTSENFIVTARVLGALFYYPPQSEQCQPLVAAFTRGDWAEQWPLPQTDLAPLVAEFAAPCDEPLSEAWQRLFIGPWALPAPPWGSVWLDKESVLFGDSTLALRQWMRENNIAFDSQQNEPEDHFGTLLLLAAWLAEEGNTSACDRLLAWHLLPWAGRFLTVFTDEAQHPFWRAAGKLAQLTLAQWQSHLLIPVAQKPLFR, encoded by the coding sequence ATGACTGACCTAACCAGTGAAAATTTTATCGTGACCGCCCGCGTTCTGGGCGCGCTGTTTTACTACCCGCCGCAGAGCGAGCAGTGCCAGCCGCTGGTTGCCGCGTTCACGCGGGGCGACTGGGCAGAACAGTGGCCGCTCCCGCAAACCGACCTTGCCCCGCTGGTGGCTGAGTTCGCCGCGCCCTGTGACGAACCGCTGTCTGAAGCCTGGCAGCGCCTGTTTATTGGCCCGTGGGCGCTGCCTGCGCCGCCGTGGGGTTCCGTATGGCTGGATAAAGAATCTGTGCTGTTTGGCGATTCCACACTGGCGCTGCGCCAGTGGATGCGGGAAAACAATATCGCCTTCGACAGCCAGCAAAATGAACCGGAGGATCACTTCGGCACTCTGCTGTTACTGGCGGCGTGGCTGGCTGAAGAAGGAAATACCTCCGCCTGCGATCGGCTACTGGCCTGGCATCTGCTGCCGTGGGCCGGGCGTTTTCTGACGGTGTTTACCGACGAAGCGCAGCATCCATTCTGGCGCGCAGCTGGAAAACTGGCTCAATTGACGCTCGCGCAGTGGCAATCTCACTTACTGATTCCGGTCGCACAAAAACCGCTGTTTCGTTAA
- a CDS encoding YnfA family protein — protein MLKTTLLFFATALCEILGCFLPWLWLKRGATPLLLVPAALALALFVWLLTLHPAASGRVYAAYGGVYVCTALIWLRVVDGVKLSLYDWLGAVVAMCGMLIIVAGWGRA, from the coding sequence ATGCTCAAAACGACGCTGCTTTTTTTTGCTACCGCGCTGTGTGAAATCCTGGGTTGCTTCCTGCCGTGGCTGTGGTTAAAACGCGGCGCGACGCCGCTTCTGCTGGTGCCTGCGGCGCTGGCGTTGGCGCTGTTTGTCTGGCTGTTAACGTTGCATCCGGCGGCCAGCGGCCGAGTTTATGCGGCTTACGGTGGTGTGTATGTTTGCACGGCGCTTATCTGGCTGCGTGTGGTGGATGGCGTGAAGCTAAGTCTTTATGACTGGCTGGGTGCCGTTGTGGCAATGTGCGGTATGTTAATCATTGTCGCTGGATGGGGGCGTGCTTAG
- a CDS encoding DUF1283 family protein has protein sequence MTTTLSKRLCLTAMLTLGAIVYTTSAMAETNRLIIESGDNAQTRQSAAMEKEQWNDTRTLRHKVNKRVEKEWDKADVAFDAQDNCQKSSNFNAYWEPNTQRCLDRRTGRQIQ, from the coding sequence ATGACAACTACACTTAGCAAACGCCTGTGCCTGACCGCAATGCTGACGCTGGGTGCCATCGTGTACACCACCTCCGCAATGGCAGAAACCAACCGTCTGATTATCGAATCGGGCGACAACGCACAAACTCGTCAATCTGCGGCGATGGAAAAAGAGCAATGGAATGACACCCGTACGCTGCGTCATAAAGTGAATAAACGCGTCGAAAAAGAGTGGGACAAAGCCGACGTGGCGTTTGACGCTCAGGACAACTGCCAGAAAAGCAGCAACTTTAACGCGTACTGGGAACCCAATACCCAGCGCTGCCTCGATCGTCGTACCGGTCGCCAAATTCAGTAA
- a CDS encoding DUF1161 domain-containing protein yields the protein MQYSRWLCALLLAGAVPAFAAPDSCERVKADIQQRIINNGVPESGFSLTIVPNDQADQAGSQVVGHCANDTYKILYTRNSGATPQNDQGAGTQ from the coding sequence ATGCAATATTCACGTTGGTTATGTGCATTACTGCTGGCGGGCGCGGTTCCTGCCTTTGCTGCGCCCGATTCATGCGAGCGGGTCAAGGCGGATATCCAGCAGCGCATCATTAATAATGGCGTCCCGGAATCGGGATTCAGCCTGACAATTGTACCGAATGACCAGGCAGACCAGGCCGGTTCGCAAGTGGTGGGCCACTGTGCGAATGACACCTACAAAATTCTCTACACCCGCAACAGCGGCGCTACCCCACAGAACGATCAGGGCGCCGGCACGCAATAA
- a CDS encoding DMSO/selenate family reductase complex B subunit: MTTQYGFFIDSSRCTGCKTCELACKDYKDLTPDVSFRRVYEYAGGNWQEDNGIWHQNVFAYYLSISCNHCEDPACTKVCPSGAMHKREDGFVVVDEDVCIGCRYCHMACPYGAPQYNAAKGHMTKCDGCHDRVAEGKKPICVESCPLRALDFGPIEELRKQHGSLAAVAPFPAAHFTRPNIVIKPNANSRPTGDTTGYLANPQEV; this comes from the coding sequence ATGACAACTCAGTATGGATTTTTTATTGACTCCAGCCGTTGCACCGGTTGCAAAACCTGCGAGCTGGCCTGTAAAGATTACAAAGATTTAACCCCGGACGTCAGCTTCCGCCGCGTGTATGAATATGCTGGCGGCAACTGGCAGGAAGATAACGGTATCTGGCACCAGAACGTCTTTGCTTACTACCTCTCGATCTCCTGCAACCATTGTGAAGATCCGGCCTGCACCAAAGTCTGCCCAAGCGGCGCGATGCATAAGCGTGAAGATGGTTTTGTGGTGGTGGACGAAGATGTCTGCATCGGCTGCCGTTACTGCCATATGGCCTGCCCCTACGGCGCGCCGCAATACAATGCCGCGAAGGGACACATGACCAAATGCGACGGCTGCCACGATCGTGTCGCAGAAGGGAAAAAACCCATCTGCGTCGAATCCTGCCCGCTGCGCGCGCTGGATTTCGGCCCAATCGAGGAACTGCGTAAACAACACGGTTCGCTTGCCGCCGTCGCCCCTTTCCCGGCAGCGCACTTTACCCGGCCGAATATCGTGATCAAACCTAACGCCAATAGCCGCCCGACGGGTGATACCACCGGCTATCTGGCCAATCCGCAGGAGGTATAA
- the chrA gene encoding chromate efflux transporter, with translation MSKSPLLAMVDTESPQQVSFREAFLFWLKLGFISFGGPAGQISIMHQELVENRHWISEQRFLHALNYCMVLPGPEAQQLATYIGWLMHRTWGGIVAGALFVLPSLLVLIALSWIYIAWGEQPVVMGLFYGIKPAITAIVVQAAHRIGTRALRNNTQWAIAAAAFVAIFAFNIPFPIIVLSAALIGFIGGRFSPERFKGGGAHSGTDKSYGSAMIDDDTPTPEHAVFKWSRLMWIVIAGALLWLLPMGTLYLTLGREDTLTQMGWFFTKAALLTFGGAYAVLPYIYQGAVVNYHWLTPTQMIDGLALGETTPGPLIMVVAFVGFVGGYANTVFGPEHLFLGGVIAAIVVTWFTFLPSFLFIFAGGPFIETTHNDIKFTAPLTAITAAVVGVILNLALFFGYHVLWPQGLAGHVDWVAALIALAAAMALFRFKAKVTHVIAGCAIVGLALHLLFLS, from the coding sequence ATGAGTAAAAGCCCGTTGCTCGCTATGGTCGATACAGAAAGCCCTCAGCAAGTCAGTTTCCGGGAAGCATTTTTATTCTGGCTGAAGCTGGGATTTATCAGTTTTGGCGGCCCGGCAGGACAAATATCCATCATGCATCAGGAACTGGTGGAGAACCGGCACTGGATCTCCGAACAACGTTTCCTGCACGCATTGAACTACTGCATGGTCCTGCCAGGACCTGAAGCGCAGCAGCTGGCTACGTATATCGGCTGGCTGATGCATCGTACCTGGGGCGGTATTGTGGCTGGGGCATTGTTTGTTCTGCCGTCACTGTTGGTGCTAATCGCGCTTTCCTGGATTTATATCGCCTGGGGCGAGCAACCTGTCGTGATGGGATTATTTTATGGTATCAAACCCGCGATCACCGCGATTGTCGTACAGGCGGCACACCGCATCGGTACCAGAGCGTTACGCAATAATACCCAGTGGGCCATTGCCGCAGCCGCTTTTGTGGCGATCTTTGCTTTCAATATCCCGTTCCCGATTATCGTCTTGTCGGCCGCGCTCATCGGTTTCATCGGCGGGCGTTTCTCCCCGGAGAGGTTCAAAGGGGGCGGTGCGCATAGCGGAACCGACAAATCTTACGGCTCCGCCATGATTGATGATGATACACCGACACCGGAACATGCCGTTTTCAAATGGTCACGGTTGATGTGGATAGTGATTGCTGGCGCTCTTTTGTGGCTGCTGCCGATGGGGACGCTTTATCTCACTCTGGGCCGGGAAGATACCCTAACGCAAATGGGCTGGTTCTTTACCAAAGCCGCGCTGCTCACCTTTGGTGGGGCTTATGCCGTACTGCCTTATATTTATCAGGGGGCAGTCGTTAATTATCACTGGCTAACCCCTACGCAGATGATTGACGGTCTGGCGTTGGGAGAAACCACTCCCGGTCCTTTAATTATGGTTGTCGCCTTTGTCGGATTTGTCGGCGGATATGCCAATACCGTGTTTGGGCCGGAGCATCTTTTCCTCGGGGGCGTGATTGCCGCAATAGTGGTGACCTGGTTCACTTTTCTGCCCTCTTTTTTATTTATTTTTGCCGGTGGACCTTTTATTGAAACAACGCACAACGATATCAAATTCACCGCGCCACTCACGGCGATAACAGCCGCTGTCGTCGGCGTCATTCTCAATCTGGCGCTGTTCTTTGGTTATCATGTGCTGTGGCCACAAGGGTTAGCTGGCCACGTTGACTGGGTGGCGGCCCTGATTGCTCTGGCTGCGGCTATGGCTCTGTTTCGCTTTAAAGCCAAAGTGACGCATGTCATCGCCGGTTGCGCGATTGTGGGCCTGGCTCTTCATCTGCTGTTTCTTTCATAA
- a CDS encoding dimethyl sulfoxide reductase anchor subunit family protein produces the protein MGNGWHEWPLVLFTVLGQCVAGGLIVSGIVWMNANDDRIGQVRIVRSQVLLWVLMGMGFIASMMHLGSPLRAFNSLNRVGASALSNEIAAGSLFFAVGGFWWLVSWLGKMPATISRIWLAISMLLGVLFVWAMTRVYQIDTVPTWHNGYTTAAFFLTMLVGGPLLAALLLRLAGIRFRASRFAALSVAAFIASIAVVMLQSQQLGEIHSSVQQAVALVPDYAMLQVVRLLLVALGLGCWICPLVMRKQPQVLSLLLGIVLVAAGEVIGRGLFYGLHMTVGVAVAG, from the coding sequence ATGGGAAACGGATGGCATGAGTGGCCGCTGGTACTGTTCACGGTACTGGGCCAGTGTGTGGCTGGCGGCCTGATTGTAAGCGGTATCGTCTGGATGAACGCCAACGACGATCGTATCGGGCAAGTGCGCATTGTGCGCAGCCAGGTTCTCCTCTGGGTGCTGATGGGCATGGGTTTTATCGCCTCGATGATGCACCTCGGTTCGCCGCTACGCGCCTTTAACTCGCTGAACCGCGTCGGTGCATCGGCGCTCAGTAATGAAATCGCCGCCGGTTCTCTGTTCTTCGCCGTCGGGGGGTTCTGGTGGCTGGTAAGCTGGCTGGGGAAAATGCCCGCCACTATAAGCCGCATCTGGCTGGCGATCAGCATGTTGCTTGGCGTGCTGTTTGTCTGGGCAATGACGCGGGTCTATCAAATCGACACCGTGCCGACCTGGCATAACGGCTACACCACGGCAGCATTTTTCCTGACCATGCTGGTGGGCGGCCCGCTGCTGGCCGCGCTGCTACTGCGTCTGGCGGGTATCCGTTTTCGCGCCTCGCGCTTCGCCGCGTTAAGCGTTGCGGCGTTTATCGCCAGCATTGCCGTAGTGATGCTGCAAAGCCAGCAACTGGGCGAGATCCACAGTTCCGTCCAGCAGGCGGTCGCGCTGGTACCGGATTACGCTATGTTGCAGGTGGTGCGACTGCTGCTGGTTGCGCTCGGTCTGGGCTGCTGGATCTGCCCGCTGGTGATGCGTAAACAGCCGCAGGTGCTTAGCCTGCTGCTTGGCATCGTGCTGGTCGCCGCCGGGGAGGTGATCGGGCGCGGTCTGTTTTATGGGCTGCATATGACCGTGGGCGTCGCCGTTGCCGGCTGA
- the osmX gene encoding osmoprotectant ABC transporter substrate-binding protein OsmX — translation MKRLTRLLGALAAAALFSASAHAAPLILATKSFTEQNILSAMTVQYLQKRGFQVQPQTNIATVISRNAMINKQIDMTWEYTGTSLIIFNHINQRMSPQESYDTVKRLDAKHGLVWLKPANMNNTYAFAMQRKRAEAEHITTMSQMVAKIEQIRKTDPRHNWLLGLDLEFAGRSDGMKPLQQAYGMALDRPQIRQMDPGLVYNAIRDGFVDAGLVYTTDGRVKGFDLKVLEDDKGFFPSYAVTPVVREDTLKANPGLEEALNTLSGLLNNDAIMTLNAKVDIDHQTPQQVAHDFLHEKGLL, via the coding sequence ATGAAACGATTGACCCGCTTGCTCGGCGCGCTTGCCGCTGCGGCCTTATTTTCCGCCAGTGCGCACGCCGCGCCGTTGATTCTGGCGACCAAAAGTTTTACCGAGCAGAACATCTTGTCGGCGATGACCGTGCAGTATCTGCAAAAACGCGGTTTCCAGGTACAGCCGCAGACCAATATCGCCACGGTGATCTCACGTAATGCGATGATCAACAAACAAATTGATATGACCTGGGAGTACACCGGCACCTCGCTGATTATCTTCAACCACATTAACCAGCGCATGTCGCCACAGGAGTCTTACGATACGGTAAAACGCCTCGACGCCAAACACGGACTGGTATGGCTGAAACCGGCCAACATGAACAACACCTACGCCTTTGCCATGCAGCGTAAACGGGCAGAAGCCGAACACATCACCACCATGTCGCAGATGGTGGCGAAAATTGAACAGATCCGTAAAACCGATCCCAGGCACAACTGGCTGCTGGGGCTGGATCTGGAGTTCGCTGGGCGTAGCGACGGTATGAAACCCCTGCAACAGGCCTATGGGATGGCGCTGGATCGCCCGCAAATTCGCCAGATGGATCCTGGTCTTGTTTATAACGCCATCCGCGATGGCTTTGTCGATGCCGGGCTGGTTTACACCACCGACGGGCGCGTAAAAGGCTTCGATCTCAAAGTGCTGGAAGATGACAAAGGTTTCTTCCCGAGTTACGCGGTCACGCCCGTGGTACGTGAAGATACGCTGAAAGCCAATCCAGGGCTGGAAGAGGCGCTGAATACTCTTTCGGGGCTATTAAATAACGACGCCATTATGACGCTTAACGCCAAAGTGGATATTGACCACCAGACACCGCAGCAAGTCGCCCACGATTTCCTGCATGAAAAAGGGTTGTTGTAA
- the ynfE gene encoding selenate/tellurate reductase subunit YnfE: protein MSDTEHQGGISRRTLVKSTALGSLALAAGAISLPFGMRSAAAAVQQAMQPAPDKVVWGACSVNCGSRCALRLHVRDDEVYWVETDNTGDDIYGNHQVRACLRGRSIRRRINHPDRLNYPMKRVGKRGEGKFVRISWDEALDTIANSLKSVVQKYGNEAVYINYSSGIVGGNITRSSPSASVIARLMALYGGFLNQYGTYSTAQISCAMPYTYGSNDGNSTSDIENTKLVVMFGNNPAETRMSGGGITYFLEQARERSNARMIVIDPRYTDTAAGREDEWVPIRPGTDAALVAGMAWVLISENLVDQPFLDKYCVGYDEKTLPADAPANSHYKAYILGQGEDGIAKTPQWASRITGIPADKIIKLAREIGSAKPAYICQGWGPQRQANGELTSRAIAMLPILTGNVGINGGNSGARESTYTITIERMPMPENPVKTAISCFTWTDAIARGPEMTAKRDGVRGKDKLDVPIKFIWNYAGNTITNQHGDINRTHDILQDDSKCEMIVVIENFMTSSAMYADILLPDLMTVEQEDIIPNDYAGNMGYLIFLQPVTAPKFERKPIYWITSEIARRLGPDIYQKFTEGRTQQEWLKYLYAKMVARDPQLPSYEALKAMGIYKRKDPNGHFVAYKKFRDDPVANPLKTPSGKIEIYSSQLANIASSWELEKDEVISPLPVYASTFEGWDDPAREKFPLQLFGFHYKARTHSSYGNIDVLKEACRQEVWINPIDAERRGIKHGDMVRVFNERGEVRIAAKVTPRIMPGVSAMGQGAWHQANMDGDRVDHGGCVNTLTTHRPSPLAKGNPQHTNLVDIQKV from the coding sequence ATGTCCGACACTGAACACCAGGGGGGGATCAGCCGACGAACGTTGGTGAAATCTACTGCGTTGGGATCGCTTGCACTCGCAGCGGGTGCAATCTCCCTTCCTTTCGGCATGCGCTCAGCCGCTGCCGCCGTACAACAAGCCATGCAACCCGCACCCGATAAAGTCGTCTGGGGCGCCTGCTCAGTAAACTGTGGTAGCCGCTGCGCTTTACGCTTACATGTGCGCGATGATGAAGTGTACTGGGTGGAAACTGATAATACCGGCGATGATATTTACGGTAACCATCAGGTCCGCGCCTGCCTGCGCGGGCGTTCGATTCGCCGCCGCATCAATCATCCGGATCGTCTTAATTACCCGATGAAGCGCGTGGGTAAACGCGGTGAAGGCAAATTCGTGCGCATTAGCTGGGACGAAGCCCTCGATACGATTGCCAACAGCCTGAAAAGCGTGGTGCAGAAATACGGTAACGAAGCGGTTTACATTAACTACTCTTCCGGCATCGTTGGCGGCAATATTACCCGCTCTTCGCCCTCCGCCTCGGTCATTGCCCGTCTGATGGCGCTGTACGGCGGTTTTCTTAACCAGTACGGTACTTACAGCACCGCGCAAATCTCCTGCGCGATGCCTTATACCTACGGCTCCAACGACGGCAACAGCACCTCGGATATCGAAAACACCAAACTGGTGGTGATGTTCGGCAATAACCCGGCGGAAACCCGCATGAGCGGCGGCGGTATCACTTACTTTCTTGAACAGGCGCGTGAACGCTCGAATGCGCGGATGATTGTTATCGATCCACGCTATACCGATACGGCTGCCGGCCGTGAAGATGAGTGGGTGCCGATTCGTCCGGGTACCGATGCCGCGCTGGTCGCGGGCATGGCCTGGGTATTGATCAGTGAAAACCTCGTCGACCAGCCATTCCTCGATAAATATTGTGTCGGTTACGATGAGAAAACCCTGCCCGCCGATGCGCCTGCCAACAGCCACTACAAAGCGTATATTCTCGGTCAGGGCGAAGATGGTATCGCCAAAACGCCGCAGTGGGCATCGCGCATTACTGGTATTCCGGCCGATAAAATTATTAAGCTGGCGCGGGAAATTGGCAGCGCCAAACCGGCCTATATTTGTCAGGGCTGGGGGCCGCAGCGTCAGGCCAACGGCGAGTTAACTTCGCGTGCCATCGCCATGCTGCCGATCCTCACCGGTAACGTGGGCATTAACGGCGGCAACAGCGGCGCACGTGAATCCACTTACACCATTACCATCGAACGTATGCCGATGCCGGAAAACCCGGTGAAAACGGCGATTTCCTGCTTTACCTGGACGGATGCCATTGCCCGCGGCCCGGAAATGACCGCCAAACGCGACGGTGTGCGCGGCAAAGATAAACTCGATGTGCCGATCAAATTTATCTGGAACTACGCCGGTAACACCATCACCAATCAGCACGGCGATATCAACCGAACCCACGACATCCTGCAGGACGACAGCAAATGCGAAATGATTGTGGTCATTGAGAACTTTATGACCTCTTCGGCGATGTATGCCGACATTCTGCTGCCGGATCTCATGACCGTTGAACAGGAAGACATTATTCCGAACGACTACGCAGGGAATATGGGCTATCTGATCTTCCTGCAGCCGGTCACCGCGCCGAAATTCGAGCGCAAACCGATCTACTGGATTACCAGCGAAATCGCCCGTCGTCTGGGGCCGGATATCTACCAGAAATTCACCGAAGGCCGTACCCAGCAAGAGTGGCTGAAATATCTGTACGCCAAAATGGTCGCCAGAGATCCGCAGTTGCCCTCCTATGAAGCGCTCAAAGCGATGGGGATTTATAAGCGCAAAGATCCGAACGGACACTTTGTCGCTTACAAAAAATTCCGCGATGATCCGGTCGCTAACCCGCTGAAAACGCCCTCTGGCAAAATTGAAATCTACTCCAGCCAACTGGCGAACATCGCCAGTAGCTGGGAGCTGGAGAAAGACGAAGTCATCAGTCCGCTGCCGGTTTACGCCTCAACCTTTGAAGGCTGGGACGATCCGGCGCGCGAGAAATTCCCGTTGCAACTGTTCGGGTTCCACTACAAAGCCCGTACGCACTCCAGCTACGGCAACATTGATGTGCTGAAAGAGGCCTGCCGCCAGGAAGTGTGGATCAACCCTATTGATGCTGAGCGTCGCGGTATCAAGCATGGCGATATGGTGCGCGTCTTTAACGAGCGCGGTGAAGTGCGCATAGCAGCGAAAGTGACGCCGCGCATCATGCCGGGCGTCAGCGCCATGGGCCAGGGCGCCTGGCACCAGGCCAACATGGACGGTGACCGTGTCGATCATGGTGGCTGCGTGAATACGCTGACCACCCACCGCCCGTCGCCGCTGGCGAAAGGCAATCCGCAGCACACCAATCTGGTCGACATTCAGAAGGTTTGA
- a CDS encoding YnfC family lipoprotein, whose product MKKQLLLIAVAALLAGCDDAKEPVSFTPEMASFSNEFDFDPLRGPVKEFSQTLLNEKGEVTKRVSGTMSKEGCFDTLELHDLENNSGVALVLDANYYLDAETKEKRLRLQGKCQLAEFPAAGVTWDTDDNGFVVLATGKEMEVKYRYDEEGYPLGKSTTSKDEHLTVASTPSKDKRKKLDYTSLSTLNDKPLGSVKQTCDYDSHDNPLSCTLDVVDLSVSPQVTHKYSIKNTIAYY is encoded by the coding sequence TTGAAAAAACAGCTATTGCTCATCGCTGTGGCGGCATTGCTTGCCGGATGTGATGACGCGAAGGAACCGGTATCGTTTACGCCAGAAATGGCGAGCTTCTCCAATGAATTCGATTTTGATCCGCTACGTGGCCCGGTGAAAGAGTTCAGCCAGACACTGTTAAATGAGAAGGGTGAAGTCACAAAACGCGTCAGCGGAACGATGTCGAAAGAGGGCTGTTTCGATACGCTGGAACTGCACGATCTGGAGAACAACAGCGGCGTCGCGCTGGTGCTGGATGCCAATTATTATCTCGATGCGGAAACGAAAGAGAAGCGGCTGCGCTTGCAGGGTAAATGCCAGTTAGCTGAGTTTCCGGCGGCGGGCGTGACGTGGGACACCGATGACAACGGTTTTGTCGTGCTGGCGACCGGGAAAGAGATGGAAGTGAAATACCGTTACGATGAGGAGGGTTACCCGCTGGGCAAATCCACGACCTCGAAGGACGAGCATCTGACGGTGGCCTCTACACCCTCGAAAGACAAACGGAAAAAACTCGATTACACATCGCTCAGCACGCTGAATGACAAGCCGCTCGGCAGCGTGAAACAGACCTGCGACTACGACAGCCACGATAATCCGTTGAGCTGCACGCTGGACGTTGTCGATCTGAGCGTTTCCCCGCAAGTTACCCACAAATACAGCATCAAAAATACCATCGCCTATTATTGA